The Carassius carassius chromosome 5, fCarCar2.1, whole genome shotgun sequence DNA window TTGTGCAACAATTGCATGagtgtaaaaacaaaaatcttaattcAAGGGATAAAGGAATTTGTAAGTGAttagtaatcagtgttgagtgctactgtaaggttaaagggatagttcacccaaaaatgaaaatgtgaagatTATCTGCTTTCCCCCGGGGCATCcgattttgtttcttcagtagaatatAAATGGAGATTCTTTACTCataccgttgcagtctgtcagcaGTATAAtctaagtggatgggaatcacggcagtcataaaacatacacaaacaaaacctaattaaaccctgcggcttgtgcgatacattgatgtgtaaagacatggCACGaccggtctgtgcaagaaactgaacagtatttacattgttttttttacctctgattttcaccgcaatgtctgaactgtcctgagTGTGTGCacgtcttcttcttgctttacggcgtATCGAAGTCTTATAAGTTCATTACCGCTACCTATCTGTCAAattgaccattgacactctatctagaATCTTAAtaaggagtgtcaatggtccatttgagaaatatggtttaatttgattttgtttgtgtatgttttagggGTGCTcctattagaatttttttgagaTAACCGAAAGCAGTATCTGTCGAGCCGCTCACCGATACCGATCTTTTTAAAGCCTTATGGGAATTTCCCTCTTAGGTGACTCTTGTGAGAggagttttttctttgtttttttttttttgaggggtggAGGGGAGctgggttaaaaataaaaaaatcaacaaaatatatttctcaCCTAAACGTTTGATCATgaagtgcatttttgtttttacactaATGCAATTGTTGCACAATAGCTTACACACAGCACAACACAGTTGCTCAAGTAAGTGGCAAACCATTTCAACTACTTTTCTTATGTTATCAAaaacattctaaattaaaacTTACCACTGACTCCGCTCTACtgccttttctttttcatttaaatgtttattacaagCAGTCCTGCGGGTtcataaaaaaacattgtttttctacCTCCACATGTGCCATCTATATTGtcttatctaaaagtgctcttttcgcACTGCTAAATAAATTTTAGTGACTATGCAAAACTGCCTCGACTGTGCAAGTGGCAATTCCTGTGTCAACTGTGCAGCTCGCTTATAGTGCAAACACAAGGTTTGAAGCCATTTGCAAATTTAGATCTGCCTTTTTAGAGACCGCCGATCAGAGATCCCAAAGCTATTATCGGCCGATAGTGATcggcactgttgggaacgttactttaaaaaagtaattagttattgttactcactacttgttccaaaaagtaactgagttagtaactgaattactctataataaaagtaactcgttaccagggaaagtaactatttgcgttaagTTGCTatgtcaaaattttttttttttttagcagtttccACAAGTCcattgaaatgagtagaacagacaggtgttcgtacataactttcgagatttattgcacgtcaacagacagcaagagttttatcctgcactctttgtaagaaaagtgtttttggccactagctttgtagatgcgtgtgtcacacattacatgcacgttcttgcctttgactacaatgaatttgaagtagtgcttatatctccaccttgaaaaacttttcatcggattgctcctgactcgccatttctgctgctgctgcgaatctctgtgtagctgttgcgtgtgtgtgactgtgtgtgtttggcgccgctggcgcgtgtgtgtaaaaacactggctctgattggctatcatgaaacacatgactctgccttagccaatcataatcgcttatcttgttattaacccacctgctcactcgctgtgtgagccaggggtgcgttcggattgcatattaaatcaatgcatagtaacgcaccgcatttaacgttcagtaacgttaacggcgttgtaacgacgggaaaagtaattagattaccccgttactgaaaaaataatgtcGTTACCTAACGCCCTTCTTTTAAACgctgttattccaaacactggtgaTCGGTAGCCAATCAATCGAACTACCCCTACTCAAAGCCGCGATTCCCATCTACTTACGTTATacaactgacagactgcaacagtctgagttaaaaatctctgtttgtgttctactgaagaaacaaagtcacctacatcttggatgccctggggtaaagcagataaacataaaatgtttatttttgggtgaactatccctttaaccctgTCTGGTTCACCTGCCATGTTTGAAAatgagtaacacacacacaaatagacaaATACAAtacattaagtcatttagcagacacttttatccaaagtgacctacaaatgaggacaatggaagcaatcaaaatcaacaaaagagcaatgatatataagtgctaaaaCAAGTCctagttagcttaacgcagtacaaatagcaagggctttttaaataatataataaataaaaagaaaatagattgaatagaaaaagaatagagaaagctagtgttagagggtcaaataaagatagaagagatgtgtttttagccgttTCTTGAAGTTGGCTAAGGAGCTGCtctgattgagttgggcaggtcattccaccaggggGGAACATTAAAAAGTCCAGAATTAGTTTTCTATGTGATCGTCCCGGACCAgggcagaaaacaaaacaaatgagcacaacaacactcttagaaaaaataattcttatatattatttacataagcatcattgcatgaaaaaaaaaaatgtttcaacacGATTGCAAAGTGATTTTACACTATAAAcaagttcaataaacaagttcAAATTAAGTGATGTACAGTTTAGGCATAATATTGACAGTTTTGCTCAATTTCGATGATGTAAATAGTTCCAataaaagccacagcagaactgttgtgtGTCTCCGAGCAACACAGCGGTGTTTCGTTACTGTTATCCTCATTTTTGATGATtcaagtgagtcaatgattcagtggccCATTCATAAAGTCATGAATCATCCGTTTGAACTAATCTGTTAAATAAAGGACTCAATGATCCACTAGTTCAAACGGTCATTTGACTCCACCTACTGGTgtggtttcatatttaaaactatcattgcatttttcccaacatgttttatttgtgtgtttcaaaatatttaaaacattaatcttataaaattatatatgcattCGAAAggttgcagtgtaaatgcatttatggcaCTTCAGCTTCATCCAAAAAGTCTGTGTAAATACAactaatgccacttcagatgcagcttctgtgtttcctgcagtggaaagatgtagtttgttgatactgatttcattcgAGTGGTAACAGTTTCTACAGTTTCTTATTATTGTTCTGGCTTAATTGAAACAATGTAAGAATTTGATGTGAAAGATGACACATTTAATAAGGTTAgtgaaaaaattactttttaagaAACATTGGGAAATTACATGTTTTGTTAAATAGTACAGCAACTCCTtttcagtttattatttttacctttttttttctagtcACAGAGCACTTTAATTTGAGAGTTGTTTAAATGAGAGAACAACTGTAACTTTGTCCTGATGGGGAAATTGTAATgcttaataattttacattatgtaaaaaaaaaattccattaaagtatagatttttgtttgtatatgctgtCAATTATAGTGTTTAGAAAGAAAATCGGAATTGGCAAAAATCTGTATCGGCAGGCCACACTTACaaaaaatcagaaatcagaatcggCAAAgaaaatttcattatttttattcagccaggatggattaaatggatcaaaagtgacagtaacatcttaaaaattatttttgactttttattaatgaaagaatccaaaaaaatatttcatgatttccacagaaatacaaaaaaacagtgttaaattggtaataagaagaaatatttcttgagcaggaaATCCGAATATTATTTGTGAAGAATCATGTAACACTAATGACTGATGcgaatggctgctaaaaattcaactTGCcatacaggaatacattacattttaaaatacattaaaaaacaaaacagtttatttaaatagtgaatatatatatatatatatatatatatatatatatatatatatatatatatattatttaaaaggcatttaaaaatctcactggccaaacttttttttttatggaataatacattattttttttttttttatcaaaccaaATGTCCTTTAACAAGCATTTCTCTTTTCTCTGTTTAGTAATGACAAGCGGTTCTTCTTAAAGACACAGAGTAAAAGTGAAGTGCGATTTCTCTTGTCTAACCTGAGAATCTACATGGAACATCTGGAGAAGTACCCACACTCTCTGCTTGTCAAATTTTTAGGTGAGAAAAAGGAAGCTTTTAAATGAACATTACTTTTTCTACTAATGTTACAGGACAAACATTTTCTTATCCACCAGTTTTAACGCATAATGAATTTGAGGTGTAATTCATGATGATTTACACTACAGTAGAAACCTTGAACTATCTTTATTGCATCCATTTAAGCAATTGCTTGTTTCATGGACAGGTGTTCACAGGATCAAAATAGCACATCAGAGGATGGTAATTATTTCACTTTGCATCTTCAATTTCctgttaaaatgattattttatgaaCCCTGAGGGTGCATGTTGTTTTCTGTGTGCAGGAGTACTTTATTGTGATGCAAAGTGTCTTTTACCCTGATGATAGAATCACAACGAGGTAAGACTTACTGCATGTTATAAATGGAAATTGTGAAGTGTTAACGATCAATCCATTATCagtcatataaatatttaatgtttctaATCTCTCCATCACTTAATCTCATCTCGGCTTACTAAAATCCACAGCGTTGCAATTATTGGTTATTAAATTGTTTTGACTTTTAGCTGTAACTTTATAATATAGCTGAATAATGATCCAATCCATCACTACCACCTCCTTCTCCGTTACACTTCCTTCCTAGTTTTACATTCACCCTTTTCTCTCAATGTTTAAGGTACGATATAAAAGGCTGTGAGGTGAGCCGGTGGACAGACCCAGCCCCTGAAGGCAGCCAGAGCATTATTGTTTTGAAGGATCTTAATTTTGAAGGAAAGTTCATTCAGTTAGGTAAGCTCAGTTCCTTTTATGATATTTAGACTTGATCTGCAACACTACGTTCAATCCTTTGGTTCCTTGTTTATATGACAGATCAGCAACGCCCTTGGCTCCTGCGTCAGGTGGAGATTGATACTGCCTTTCTTCAGACGCTCAATGTGTTGGACTACAGCCTCCTGCTTGCCCATCAGCCCCTGCACCAGGATGAACTCAGCCAGAGTCTCGCTTTCACAACACTCATCATGCGTGCCAAAAAGTGAGCATCATTTTAGCATATCATGCATATAGTCATCTACAAACAACCATAGACATTTACTAAGATTTTTTAATGAAAGTCTGTTTGTGTCCATTGTTTAAAGATGGTTTTCAATTCTTTgagtaaatatgatcaaaataaacTGAAATCTCCACAAACTACATAATTTAATGTTACTACTTAAGGGAAGTTTGTGTTATTAGTATTACAAAAGGAACACTACCGTTCTCTGTCAAAATTGACCGCATAGAAGGTGTGGTCAAAACAAGATGTGAGCACACAACTTTGGAcggtttatttataatgaatgGAAAATTTCTGAAAGGAGATGTTAGTATTGTATTGTCCTTAAATgtatttctgtacctaaaaatgCATTGTGAATAGAAAACAGTGGAGAGTGAAGATGAATGTATTTTCACAATAGtagtaaaaacacattttagtgtAGTCTCAAGGTTAGTGGTGTCTGACATTCAAAGCTGCATAAAAACTCTACTCTTGACACAGTCGGACAGCACGCAGATACTTTTGGCTGGTCACCGCTATCCCACACAGTCTTTTGAATGAACTGCACATGCTTGACTGCTGAGGTGCACGCAGAATATAGTGATTAACTTTAGATGATTACATGCAGAATACTAATGTTTGCTCTCGTTTCAAATGTTCTAAGAGACAATATTTTCTTCAAAACATTTCGGTTACACTTTAGTCTAATTATCACTATTAAGaaaccattaactacgactttccctcaataaactcctaatttgcttatTTAGTTAGGTAGTAGAATGtagaatatgctcatgcagaatacGTGCTATAgtctactaataaacagccaatgcttaagcaactagttaatagtgagaattggtccctatactaaagtgttaacgATGTTTCTTTCTGCTGCCTCCTCTCTCTAGTTTAGTTCAGTATTTAAGGATAACAGGCTTTACCCTGACTGTGAATGTTCATGTTCACCTCTGTTTCCAGATCCTTCTCTTTCTTCTCCAAATGGCCATTGGCAGGCAGGCATGTAGCTATCATAACTAGCCTCAATgtcattttttaaagtaatgtttcaaagacataacaaaaactaaattactcaactataataataacaaccgTGTGTGTACTTGCTACTACCATTCCATTAGTCATTAGACATCATCTCATATACTGCATTTATCCATCATTTAAACTAATCGTTTACCcaaaaaatggaaaatggaagtctctttttttttatttacttattctcATGTCTTTTGAAACCCCTATGACTTTCTCTTTTCTATAGAACAAATAAGGAAAAatagcagaatgtccaagctgctcttttccatatgaTGAAAGTAAATAGTGACTGTCAAACTTTTCAGTGATCAACAgcttaaatttcagtctgttcctcacacaaagttaACATATGACTTAAATAGGGGCAACTTTTAAGTTGCTTTTTTTTAGAGACTGACAGTCTTTGGTCCACATCCATTTTCATTatgtggaaaagagcagcttgaacattctgcaaaacatctctttttatgttccatgaaaaaaaataaagacatgggtttggaaggacatgagggtgagtaaatgaagtaagactttacatttttgggtgaactatacctttaactgCATGGAATGTTCAGGTGTAATAATATTCTGCAGAAAAACAGAGCTTCAATCCAGAAACAAGCAACAGCCACACATTTTCACTGAACGACAATCATTCAGTAGGTTAATGTTGTTTGCTCTGTTCTGTGTTCCTCTCTGACTGGCTgttaggtcagtaaatgcaacATCCAGTCCTACACATGCCACTTCACCAACTGTTCCCGGGACAGTGGCAGAGGAAGACTCCACACTCCTCTCCTCAGAATTAAATACAGCACAAGGTCACGTAACAGAAATGCACAGTGGCAATTGTTCAACGGACATCGCAAGTCCTGAGGAAGACATAATTGAGCAACAAAGTAGAATGGGAACAGAGTCAGCCGATCTACAAACGTTCCAGTCCCAGAACAGGAGACTGCTTCCTAACTTCAAAAACTCGCTTCATGTCATTGATGGATCAGAGCAGCGTTACTTCGTTGGGATAATTGATATCTTCACTGTTTATGGTTTCAAAAAGAGGCTTGAGCATCTGTGGAAAAGACTGAGACACCCACGACAATCATTCTCCACAGTCAGTCCTCCAGCTTACTGTCACAGGCTGTGCCAGTGGGTTCAGGACCATACCAAATAAAATAAGAGAGCTTGGATGACAGATGCACCACTGTTCGCACCTGACTCATACATACCTCATTATGTAAACACTGTGGAATGGATCTGAATGTACATTTGAGGGCGAACGCTTTTATAGCTTTTTGTTTAATAAAGATGATGCTAATGCAAGTACTTGTTAAAACACTCTAGTTCATGAAAAATGCAAAAGTTAAAAGTTCTATTCATTTAAAAAGAGAGTAACAGAGCAATGACGGTGCATAGGGATGTAACCTATTACGAAAACATGAATAAGAGCAAAGGagagtgttaattttttttaagcatgttttcattaattatttatttaatactgctTACATATATCCCACTTATTGAAAAGTACATTGTTACCATTTGATTGGCAGCTGTCCAGACAGAAAGGCTTTTGAGACTTACAACTGTTCAACAAAAACAGGGTCACTTCCTTCCTAATATCTGTCACGTTCAGAAACTGTTATGTGGAACTACACAAGCGGGCATTCAAATGCTTTTgcagtataataaaaaatatatattatgtttgaTATTTGCATATTTTCTTCATTCGTGATTTTGGATAGATAATGTTCAGGCTGCTTTTGTATTGCGCTATTTGTAATTTATCAATTTATATTGCTGGAGCTAGAAttagaatataaataatttattaaaactaaaaagtgtgcttaaaatatatattaaaataatggagGGAAGCAAGGAAAATGACATTGtgaatcatctatctatctatccatccatccatccatccttaaTTGAATATTTAAGGAATGATACAGTTTACTTGTACAGACCACAAAGGTCTACTTAgcgtttaataattataattagcgttattgtattaaatatatatttttaaatggttaGGACACCCAAAACAAACGTTTACGGTAACAGAAGGGTTAAATATGAGCGTCCAGCAAGGATGAGTAGATGATGGCCGATGTAACTGATGGTAACTCCAGGTTGCGCTGTCGATCCCGCCTCGTCCTGCACAATCGATCCCGCTGGAGGAACAACCAACAAGCTGATGTTGCCGAAACGCACACAGAGAAAACGCTGACACGATGGATTTCAATGTCAAGAAACTAGCGTCTGATGCAAGTGTCTTCTTCACTCGTGCTGTACAGGTATGAAATGACCCAGTGCTTTCTGATTATTTCACGGTAGTTGCGTTGAGCCATAGTGCAGCGCGTGAATTGAGGGGGATGGATGTGCGCAGCACCATCAGCGGGCTCCAGTCAATGAATGAACTGCTTCGCTCTGTTGGCCTTAACTATAGATCCTCACGCGAACACTCAGAAACCTCGCTTTCTGTCATTGTTAAAGCGAATagtctttgtttttcattttgcgaTGATCTGTCTTTTCCTCGCCATTGTAAGCCGACAAACGCAATCCAAGCCCGTATCCATTATTAATGGCTGTTCATGTGACAGCACTCGCCTACAGACGAAGCCCTGTTTACTACAAACCGTGGTAGTATGTAGTATATTGTAGTAAAAATGCTTGGGGATGCTCATGTTACCGTTTGTCCAAGAATTCCCAGGCTTTCGAACAATGCCccaaatgccaaaaaaaaaaccttcaaaaaaTGATTGAATGATAACTTATATATTAGTCTGTACATCACACAAAgctgttttattgtttaatattatttttctcgGTGCTTGGCAGGTCTTGCAGCACAACATCACTGAAAGAAATCCTGTCAGTTATGCTACAATATTTACACAGTGTGACATTTATTATATTGTCAAAGCTTTATGTGTCTTATTCATAGTGGTGCCACAACCCCGGATATCACAAGACACCCCTGTCACTGTCAGTGTGAGGATAGCTCATCTGTTATCATGACAGCCCATATTCTCGGCTCATGGATGACTGACATTCAGAACTGCAGATGTAGAGGGAATCCTTCATGCTGAAtgtgatttatgtttttttccctctttcacCTCAGGCCTGAATTTTATGCATCAGCAGGGGTCTTCCCTGTGTGTAAGTGAAATATTAAACACCAGCCCACACCTCGTCAGAGGAAATCTTTGCTGCAGGTCCACCGGCCTTGCCAGAAGCCTCCTGTTTATTGATGAGAGTCACAGTGCATTTGTTCTACTGATCTTTAGCATATTTGAATATCAAGTGAATATGAACTGCAGAGGCACAAACAGGCCGGTGCCATTCACCTGTCGGATCCTCTTCCATTTAATTCCAGTTTCATTAACTTATCTTGTTTATTGTTATGTCTCCCCTGGGAAGACGCAACAAGATCGTTTGCCTTCTGTAGTCTGAGTAATCAGGGAGCAGATGGAGGGGATGTCCCCTATCAGCCAATCACCTTTGCAGACACAGATAAGCGTCCCTGCTCAGCCAATCACTACTACTGTACCTGTCAGGGATTTCGCTGGGAGCAGATCATTATCACTCAAAGCCATAGTTCTATCATGGAGTTACTGCAGTCAGAGGCAGTGCACATCAGCTGTTTTTTAGGATtcattaatgaatagaaagtacagaataattttttttataacactttTACAggctttactgtcacatttaaaccatttaatgaataaatattaatcctgaataaaagtatgatttCCTCCTGAAAAAATCAGTGgtgtctaattattattattattaaagcaccCTATTTAATAGTGTTGTAACTGAtcgatttgtattttattatattgccTTTTATTACATGATCATGTTTCACATAGGTTTTATAATTAGTAATGTACTGTAATTGTAAAACAATCAatagttaattaaatgtaatcaTCTAGCCTATAATGTAATGGTTTTATGTTAAACATAGCAACTCACTGCAGGGCACACGTCAGATGTAACAATACCCATGCTTTAAGTCATATTAGCTTTTTGGATTAAAATCTGCCATGTGCTGTCATTGTCTTTCGTCAGAAAATGACTTGATGTTTTTGTTGCACTCAAACTTAATGTGTGATTCATAGCATTATGTGCTGCTTGATGTGGACTGTGAAACACTGTCTAAACATAAATATAGCCAAAAGGGGAATGGCATAATGCCAGCATATCGTGTGAATAGCTTTAAGAGTATGTCTCCTCGTCTTGCTGAGAATGTTGAGTCTCTGAATAGTTCAAGATTACTGCTTAATTGTTATTTAATGAGTTTTGTTTAGCTGAGACAACATTTTATGAGAAATTATGCATGCATATTCTTATTCTGTCAATATTTCCTGTGTTGTTGTATGTCTGGTTTGGCGTGCTGCTCTTACAGACAGACTGAATTGTTTTGTATGTTCTCCAGTACACAGAGGAGAAGCTTGGCCAGGCAGAGAAGACTGAACTTGATGCCCATCTGGAGAACCTGATTGTTCGAGCGGACTGCACCAAAAACTGGACCGAAAAGATCTTCAGACAGACCGAGGTGCTGCTTCAACCCAACCCAAGTAAGAATCTACATGGACGATATACGTTTAAAATCTTCCTACATTTTGCATCTACCTAAGCCTCTGAattacattttcttcaggaaaatattttgttatcattagatattgtttgaaatgtGTGGTCTTGTCCCCTAAATGCTGAAAAATGTCTCATGTTGTTGACATTTACCATTGACACGACGAACAGGAACATCCCTTTGTTGATATCAATCTGCCTTAATGTAACCATTTGCTTGATTGCACCACTCTGCATCAGCGTGAACATTTTGAGAAATTAAATATTCCTGTAGGGGCAGCCAGTGAAATATGATGCCTAACAACCATCTTAAAACAGCAGTGGTACTCAGGTGTCACGTTATTTTGAATGTACTGTATTGTCTTTGCACTTTGggtttttattttctctgttctTCTTGCTACGGTAGTTTGACTTCTTATAAGAGTTAGCAAATGTTTTACAAGGGTGCTGAGATGTACAGCAAACTGGCGTAACAGTAGAAATCTGAGCTGTTATCATAGCTCTTATCATAGGACACTGTACTGTAAGGCACTTTGGTTAAAAATGTCTGATTACAAACATTTGCttatttacactactgtttatttgttttatattaattacatttgaatgatttctgaaggatcctgtgacactgaagactggagtaatagctgctgcaTGAATATTCCACTTTACCACCACAGGAaaaagttatctttttttttttttttt harbors:
- the LOC132141284 gene encoding phosphatidylinositol 4-phosphate 5-kinase-like protein 1 isoform X2, whose amino-acid sequence is MNRTEMEMSGPGVSRHSRIVKRRRWKRLRQQWKLLGLFEIDQQHEFYSLTCMMKEGLCAAVQNTIDNPLPDELSEDDYTLEVTQIHKDFRMETYAGPVFASLRRSLGMTEKEYQQSLSSEGSYLQFISNSKSKADFFLTNDKRFFLKTQSKSEVRFLLSNLRIYMEHLEKYPHSLLVKFLGVHRIKIAHQRMEYFIVMQSVFYPDDRITTRYDIKGCEVSRWTDPAPEGSQSIIVLKDLNFEGKFIQLDQQRPWLLRQVEIDTAFLQTLNVLDYSLLLAHQPLHQDELSQSLAFTTLIMRAKKSFSFFSKWPLAGRSVNATSSPTHATSPTVPGTVAEEDSTLLSSELNTAQGHVTEMHSGNCSTDIASPEEDIIEQQSRMGTESADLQTFQSQNRRLLPNFKNSLHVIDGSEQRYFVGIIDIFTVYGFKKRLEHLWKRLRHPRQSFSTVSPPAYCHRLCQWVQDHTK
- the LOC132141284 gene encoding phosphatidylinositol 4-phosphate 5-kinase-like protein 1 isoform X1; its protein translation is MNRTEMEMSGPGVSRHSRIVKRRRWKRLRQQWKLLGLFEIDQQHEFYSLTCMMKEGLCAAVQNTIDNPLPDELSEDDYTLEVTQIHKDFRMETYAGPVFASLRRSLGMTEKEYQQSLSSEGSYLQFISNSKSKADFFLTNDKRFFLKTQSKSEVRFLLSNLRIYMEHLEKYPHSLLVKFLGVHRIKIAHQRMEYFIVMQSVFYPDDRITTRYDIKGCEVSRWTDPAPEGSQSIIVLKDLNFEGKFIQLDQQRPWLLRQVEIDTAFLQTLNVLDYSLLLAHQPLHQDELSQSLAFTTLIMRAKKSVNATSSPTHATSPTVPGTVAEEDSTLLSSELNTAQGHVTEMHSGNCSTDIASPEEDIIEQQSRMGTESADLQTFQSQNRRLLPNFKNSLHVIDGSEQRYFVGIIDIFTVYGFKKRLEHLWKRLRHPRQSFSTVSPPAYCHRLCQWVQDHTK